The Lepisosteus oculatus isolate fLepOcu1 chromosome 4, fLepOcu1.hap2, whole genome shotgun sequence genome window below encodes:
- the LOC138238188 gene encoding uncharacterized protein translates to PGKISLLQGARPGRIPPKRPQRVGFGDQPQADQAAAEVAETIDSGTDASGAQDDPGKKLKSVMNISKLAAGSKLVPDQPPDPSTSRYSPWKKARIFPMILQKVKRDGKDYAKLVSARRVNSEESIASGSSGSKVINGNYFQKSADDTSSAKKRLGKVLKRINISKKLQMRRKSQSSVSRSSAAGSEKEESQSQAASDSEIEEKKSKVSISITGESEQEGSGSEEEGSSHKKKESGDESSVRSSVALSTEDKDYLKVTLDQDETNESTVDSDEEQDENLEDSDEESKSKSESGTEQDGSEAEQELQETEEDDDSEDIKSAVSEESIEDRESGSRISSVRSSAGSSFTGTSRKSIESRQGSIRSSGSSTTEKSKSSPRSRSSSQASSDVPTSESEVSESEESRSTFGSVSSKQSTGRSSQKTLSGSEHSSRSSRTAGSSYRSRLSTLTRGSEATIEEETEEEESASEEEQEDEETESKHSAEDMSEGTMSRKSTVSERSASTQGSKSISNQSVITEETETKSSVVLSADEGDGQSEAVRSLSDEEGTVSQKTSVSSHVSQSKSKASRSSFTSAASGKSSTIKSLVSTTSSNASKSTQQSQSDVSMSGQSSRKSASRTVSDDSTQQSVRGTPQDTEEDEDGSNDGSLDSEAEGDSTSF, encoded by the coding sequence CCTGGGAAAATTTCATTGTTGCAGGGGGCAAGGCCAGGCAGAATTCCACCTAAGAGACCTCAGAGAGTTGGTTTTGGGGACCAGCCCCAGGCTGATCAGGCTGCTGCAGAAGTGGCAGAGACTATAGATAGTGGTACAGATGCAAGTGGAGCTCAGGATGACCCTGGGAAGAAACTAAAGTCAGTTATGAATATTAGCAAATTAGCAGCAGGAAGTAAATTAGTTCCAGATCAACCTCCAGATCCTTCTACCTCCCGTTATTCTCCATGGAAAAAAGCAAGAATATTTCCAATGATACTCCAGAAAGTTAAAAGAGATGGCAAAGATTATGCAAAGCTTGTTTCTGCTCGTCGTGTCAATAGTGAAGAGAGCATTGCTAGTGGGTCGTCCGGCAGCAAGGTGataaatggaaattattttcagaaatcaGCAGACGACACAAGCTCAGCAAAGAAACGGTTAGGGAAAGTGCTGAAACGCATCAACATCTCAAAAAAGCTCCAAATGAGAAGGAAATCACAGAGTTCTGTTAGTAGAAGTTCTGCCGCTGGTAGTGAGAAAGAAGAGTCTCAGTCACAAGCAGCCAGTGATTCTGAAATAGAGGAGAAGAAATCAAAAGTTTCCATCAGCATCACTGGTGAAAGTGAACAAGAGGGGAGTGGATCAGAGGAGGAGGGCAGcagccacaaaaaaaaagaatctgggGATGAATCTTCAGTCAGGAGTAGTGTGGCACTGtcaacagaagacaaagattacCTTAAAGTGACATTGGACCAAGATGAAACCAATGAAAGCACAGTTGATTCTGATGAAGAACAGGATGAGAACCTTGAAGACTCAGATGAGGAGAGCAAATCGAAGTCTGAGTCTGGCACTGAACAAGACGGTTCTGAGGCAGAGCAGGAGTTGCAGGAGACTGAAGAAGATGATGACAGCGAAGACATAAAAAGTGCTGTTTCTGAAGAATCCATTGAAGATCGGGAATCAGGATCCAGGATATCTTCTGTCCGCAGCTCAGCTGGATCCTCCTTCACTGGCACCAGCAGAAAGTCAATTGAAAGTAGACAAGGGAGTATAAGAAGCAGTGGTTCATCAACTACAGAAAAGTCCAAAAGTTCACCTCGTAGCAGAAGTAGCTCTCAGGCATCCTCTGATGTACCAACAAGTGAGTCAGAAGTTAGCGAGTCAGAAGAAAGCAGGTCAACATTTGGAAGTGTAAGTAGCAAACAGTCAACGGGCAGAAGTTCTCAGAAAACCCTGTCAGGCAGTGAGCATAGTTCCAGAAGCTCAAGAACTGCAGGTAGTAGCTACAGGTCTAGATTGTCTACTCTAACCAGAGGATCTGAGGCCACTATAGAAGAAGAAACCGAGGAAGAAGAATCTGCCTCAGAAGAAGAACAGGAAGATGAAGAAACTGAAAGTAAGCACTCAGCGGAAGACATGAGTGAAGGCACAATGTCAAGAAAATCCACTGTCAGTGAGAGAAGTGCCTCTACTCAGGGAAGCAAAAGCATAAGCAACCAGAGTGTAATTACAGAGGAAACAGAGACAAAGAGCAGTGTGGTTCTTAGTGCAGATGAGGGAGATGGACAGTCAGAAGCAGTCAGAAGTCTGAGTGATGAAGAAGGAACAGTGTCTCAAAAGACATCTGTGAGTAGTCACGTCAGTCAGAGCAAGTCTAAAGCTTCAAGGAGCAGTTTTACATCAGCTGCTAGCGGCAAGAGTAGTACAATTAAATCTTTGGTGAGCACCACAAGTTCTAATGCTTCTAAATCAACACAGCAATCACAGTCTGATGTAAGCATGAGTGGTCAAAGCAGTAGAAAATCAGCATCCAGAACAGTATCAGATGACAGCACTCAACAGTCTGTCCGAGGGACACCCCAGGACACAGAAGAGGATGAGGATGGATCGAATGATGGATCATTAGATTCAGAGGCTGAGGGTGACTCAacgtcattttaa